The following proteins come from a genomic window of Lolium rigidum isolate FL_2022 chromosome 5, APGP_CSIRO_Lrig_0.1, whole genome shotgun sequence:
- the LOC124657944 gene encoding transcription factor MYB60-like, whose amino-acid sequence MGRPPCCDKVGVKKGPWTPEEDIILVSYIQEHGPGNWRSVPINTGLMRCSKSCRLRWTNYLRPGIRRGNFTPHEEGIIVHLQSLLGNRWAAIASYLPQRTDNDIKNYWNTHLKKKLKKQQAIGAIFAPPPPSSSSAEPAANLSATGHLDQHHLYHHHDPMAAFSSNDRYNGGARGAYSNPEVTQTTITMRPSPFADVATDCSSSSYASSMDNISRLLGGFMKSSPPADVKPNIAVASDPFLSFERMSGTGADLAFVSGIQHQQPPQPALMGGVGYHDETTGQQLLQHQAPLCSIEKWLLDEAAEQVADLMDLSDGCSSLPMLY is encoded by the exons ATGGGGAGGCCACCGTGCTGCGACAAGGTGGGCGTGAAGAAGGGGCCATGGACGCCGGAGGAGGACATCATCCTAGTGTCCTACATCCAGGAGCACGGCCCCGGGAACTGGAGGTCGGTGCCCATCAACACCGGCCTCATGCGCTGCAGCAAGAGCTGCCGCCTCCGCTGGACCAACTACCTCCGCCCCGGCATCCGCCGCGGAAACTTCACCCCGCACGAGGAAGGCATCATTGTCCACCTCCAGTCCCTCCTCGGCAACAG ATGGGCGGCGATCGCGTCTTACCTGCCGCAGAGGACAGACAACGACATCAAGAACTACTGGAACACGCACCTCAAGAAGAAGCTCAAGAAGCAGCAAGCCATTGGCGCCATcttcgcgccgccgccaccatcctccAGCTCCGCCGAGCCAGCTGCCAACCTCTCCGCCACCGGACACCTCGACCAACACCACCTATACCACCACCACGACCCGATGGCCGCTTTCAGCTCCAACGACCGCTACAACGGCGGCGCCCGAGGGGCGTACAGCAATCCGGAGGTCACCCAGACTACGATCACCATGCGTCCCTCGCCGTTCGCTGACGTTGCCACcgactgctcctcctcctcctacgccTCCAGCATGGACAACATATCCAGGCTCCTCGGCGGCTTCATGAAGAGCTCCCCGCCCGCCGACGTCAAGCCCAACATCGCCGTGGCCAGCGACCCTTTCCTGTCCTTTGAGCGCATGTCTGGCACCGGCGCCGACCTGGCATTCGTCTCCGGCATTCAGCACCAGCAGCCGCCCCAGCCGGCGTTAATGGGAGGCGTCGGCTATCACGACGAGACCACTGGACAGCAGCTGCTGCAGCATCAGGCACCACTGTGTTCGATCGAGAAGTGGCTACTCGACGAGGCCGCCGAGCAGGTAGCCGATCTGATGGACCTTTCCGATGGCTGCTCCTCCTTGCCAATGTTGTATTAG
- the LOC124652136 gene encoding cell division control protein 45 homolog: protein MVRELRADSFYARLRAAAVAAASAASSPLLILPSAADADSLCALKVLAQVLSADSVRFSIYPVASAAAAAALLASFSASQPLCLLLINWGAHRDLRAILPPASTAFVVDSHRPVHLHNLAAANDRVVVLFTADDEHTADLSYDFDVSSLADASDLAADADDHLHASDASDSDSDSDSDAEGGAGGGRRKRRRLSDDGEADGDPERLFAKLRKQYYRLGTFHGKPSGCLMYDLAHALRRNTTDLLWLACVALTDQFVHDRITNERYQAAVMELEHHINGSGNLDPSGLGSVVTLKDGTKIRAPEASRIAYEDEPRLMLLREWSLFDSMLCSSYVATKLKTWSDNGLKKLKLLLARMGFPLADCQKRFQYMSMEVKRKMRDEFDRFLPEYGLTEFYYRSFMRVHGYRSKVSAADVVYGVTALLESLDADSKDSKESCAAEQFWVAYSALSLSNVDQLRKGMQSAIEIQRAILRQGSSAITKSGFIRSAKKFRWVKLDDPVDTAKLCHPQALTKFCFFLMDALKERGARMKPLICACLAREPEKVLVIGVCGKPRLGAVQGNAFGNAFRSAAEEIGADYFHDMFESSWIVLDVLAVSSFMIRLTEKL from the coding sequence ATGGTGCGGgagctccgcgccgactccttctacgcgcgcctccgcgccgccgccgtcgcggccgcgtcggccgcctcctcgccgctCCTGATCCTGccctccgccgccgacgccgactcCCTCTGCGCGCTCAAGGTGCTCGCGCAGGTCCTCTCCGCCGACTCCGTCCGCTTCTCCATCTACcccgtcgcctccgccgccgccgccgccgcgctcctcgcctccttctccgcgtccCAGCCGCTCTGCCTGCTCCTCATCAACTGGGGCGCGCACCGCGACCTCCGCGCCATCCTGCCCCCCGCCTCCACCGCCTTCGTCGTCGACTCGCACCGCCCCGTCCACCTCCACAACCTCGCCGCGGCCAACGACCGCGTCGTCGTGCTCTTCACCGCCGACGACGAGCACACCGCCGACCTCTCCTACGACTTCGACGTCTCCTCCCTCGCCGACGCCtccgacctcgccgccgacgccgacgaccacctccacgcctccgacgcctccgactccgactccgactccgactccgacgccgagggcggcgccggcggcgggaggaggaagcgccgccgcctctccgacGATGGCGAGGCGGACGGGGACCCGGAGCGGCTCTTCGCGAAGCTCCGCAAGCAGTACTACCGCCTCGGCACCTTCCACGGCAAGCCCTCGGGGTGCCTCATGTACGACCTCGCGCACGCGCTCCGCCGGAACACCACCGACCTCCTCTGGCTCGCCTGCGTCGCCCTCACCGACCAGTTCGTGCACGACCGCATCACCAACGAGCGCTACCAGGCGGCCGTCATGGAGCTGGAGCACCACATCAACGGGTCCGGCAACCTCGACCCCTCCGGGCTCGGCTCCGTCGTCACCCTCAAGGACGGGACCAAGATCCGGGCGCCCGAGGCCTCCCGCATCGCCTACGAGGACGAGCCCAGGCTCATGCTGCTGCGCGAGTGGAGCCTCTTCGACTCCATGCTCTGCTCCTCCTACGTCGCCACCAAGCTCAAGACCTGGAGCGACAACGGGCTCAAGAAGCTCAAGCTGCTCCTCGCCAGGATGGGCTTCCCGCTCGCCGACTGCCAGAAGAGGTTCCAGTACATGAGCATGGAGGTCAAACGGAAGATGCGCGATGAGTTCGATCGCTTCCTGCCAGAGTATGGCCTCACCGAGTTCTACTACCGGAGCTTCATGAGGGTGCACGGCTACCGGTCCAAGGTCTCTGCTGCAGATGTTGTGTATGGTGTCACAGCTCTGCTTGAATCCCTGGATGCCGACTCCAAGGACTCCAAGGAGTCTTGCGCTGCTGAGCAGTTTTGGGTTGCGTACTCTGCGCTGTCCCTGAGCAATGTGGATCAGCTGCGGAAAGGAATGCAGTCTGCAATTGAGATACAGAGGGCGATACTGAGGCAGGGAAGCTCAGCAATCACAAAGTCTGGATTCATACGGAGCGCAAAGAAGTTCAGGTGGGTGAAGCTTGATGACCCGGTGGACACTGCTAAGCTGTGCCACCCTCAGGCCCTTACCAAGTTCTGCTTCTTTCTCATGGATGCACTGAAGGAGAGGGGTGCCAGGATGAAGCCACTTATCTGTGCTTGCTTAGCAAGGGAGCCTGAGAAGGTGCTGGTCATAGGTGTATGTGGGAAGCCAAGGCTTGGGGCAGTTCAGGGGAACGCGTTTGGTAACGCATTTAGGTCAGCGGCAGAGGAGATCGGCGCTGATTATTTCCATGACATGTTTGAGTCATCATGGATTGTTCTTGATGTCCTTGCTGTCAGTTCTTTCATGATCCGATTAACAGAGAAGCTTTAG